The Cottoperca gobio chromosome 6, fCotGob3.1, whole genome shotgun sequence genome has a segment encoding these proteins:
- the snapc5 gene encoding snRNA-activating protein complex subunit 5 produces the protein MHSRLQELKKEEETLLKIKVMLQDQLNRLKFEEGALKSIISAQTEEGASQRSSPEAEVHINLDDESEINRTKLLLNAAIDFDMEEEEEDEEEEDEEDDDEEDDNEIEFGPDDDEEEDDY, from the exons ATGCACAGCCGTCTGCAGGAGttgaagaaggaagaggagacacTCCTCAAAATCAAAGTCATGCTACAAGACCAGCTGAACAGGTTGAAG TTTGAAGAAGGGGCCTTGAAATCTATCATTAGTGCTCAAACAGAAGAAGGAGCCTCTCAACGCTCTTCCCCAGAAGCTGAG gTTCATATTAACCTCGATGATGAGAGCGAGATCAATCGAACCAAACTGCTACTGAATGCAGCTATAGATTTTGatatggaggaagaggaggaagatgaggaggaggaagatgaagaggatgatgatgaagaagatgacAATGAGATTGAGTTTGGGCCTGAtgacgatgaggaggaggatgattaCTGA